The following coding sequences are from one Carcharodon carcharias isolate sCarCar2 chromosome 11, sCarCar2.pri, whole genome shotgun sequence window:
- the zic2a gene encoding zinc finger protein ZIC 2a yields the protein MLLDAGPQFPTLGVSTFSRHHHPHHHHHHHSSADMSDRDLSLSQNGFVDSAPMGAFKLNGGVHHDLSPPGQSSAFSSQAAAAAAAGPGYASALAPHAAAAAAAAHVSSYSGAAFNSTRDFIFRSRGFGDSSPGSSQHGIFGANPGGLHHPPHHPHHSDTPAGHLLFPGIHDQGASHTSPNTTHVLNGQMRLGLPGEVFGRSDQCPRTDPYSAAQLHHHHHHHHHNYGHMNMNMSMNMAAHHGPGAFFRYMRQPIKQELICKWVDPEQMSNPKKSCNKTFSTMHELVTHVTVEHVGGPEQTNHVCFWEDCSREGKPFKAKYKLVNHIRVHTGEKPFPCPFPGCGKVFARSENLKIHKRTHTGEKPFKCEFESCDRRFANSSDRKKHMHVHTSDKPYLCKMCDKSYTHPSSLRKHMKVHESSQGSESSPAASSGYESSTPPVLVSPSTDPQNSNNLSPASTAVHTSAGISSNFNEWYV from the exons ATGCTGCTGGACGCGGGACCCCAGTTCCCGACCCTCGGGGTGAGCACTTTCTCCaggcaccaccacccccaccaccaccaccaccaccactcgaGCGCCGACATGTCCGACCGGGACCTGAGCCTGTCTCAAAACGGCTTCGTCGACTCGGCGCCCATGGGAGCTTTCAAGCTGAACGGCGGCGTCCACCACGACCTCTCGCCCCCCGGCCAGAGCTCGGCTTTCAGCTCgcaggcggcggcggcggcggcggccggCCCGGGCTACGCGTCCGCCTTGGCTCCCcacgccgccgccgccgccgccgccgcccatGTCAGCTCTTACTCGGGCGCCGCTTTCAACTCCACCCGGGACTTCATCTTCCGCAGCCGCGGCTTCGGCGACTCGAGTCCGGGCTCCAGCCAGCACGGGATCTTCGGAGCCAACCCGGGcggtctccaccaccccccccaccacccccaccactcggACACGCCGGCCGGCCACCTCTTGTTCCCGGGCATCCACGACCAAGGAGCATCCCACACGTCTCCGAACACCACGCACGTCCTCAACGGCCAGATGCGCCTGGGGCTGCCGGGGGAAGTGTTTGGCCGCTCAGACCAGTGCCCCAGGACTGACCCTTACTCGGCGGCacaactccaccaccaccaccaccaccaccaccacaactatGGCCACATGAATATGAACATGAGCATGAACATGGCAGCTCACCACGGACCCGGAGCCTTCTTCAGGTACATGAGGCAGCCCATCAAGCAGGAGCTCATCTGCAAGTGGGTCGACCCCGAGCAAATGAGCAACCCCAAAAAGTCCTGCAACAAGACCTTCAGCACCATGCACGAGCTGGTCACCCATGTCACGGTGGAGCACGTCGGCGGCCCCGAGCAGACGAACCATGTTTGCTTCTGGGAAGATTGCTCCCGGGAGGGGAAGCCTTTCAAAGCAAAATACAAACTGGTGAATCACATCAGGGTCCACACGGGGGAGAAACCGTTCCCCTGCCCCTTCCCGGGCTGCGGAAAAGTTTTCGCCAGGTCGGAGAACTTAAAGATCCACAAACGCACCCATACag GTGAAAAGCCATTTAAGTGCGAATTTGAAAGCTGCGACAGGCGTTTCGCCAACAGCAGTGACAGGAAGAAGCACATGCATGTCCACACATCAGACAAACCCTATCTGTGTAAAATGTGCGACAAGTCCTACACACATCCCAGCTCTCTAAGGAAACATATGAAG GTCCACGAATCGTCACAAGGTTCCGAGTCCTCACCGGCAGCCAGCTCTGGTTATGAATCGTCGACTCCCCCAGTCCTGGTTTCGCCGTCCACCGACCCCCAAAACAGCAATAATTTATCCCCTGCCTCGACTGCGGTGCACACCAGCGCCGGCATTTCCTCCAACTTCAACGAGTGGTACGTTTAa